A genome region from Blautia coccoides includes the following:
- a CDS encoding flavodoxin family protein has protein sequence MKTLVLYGSPKSDSHTKHLLDVMLMELEGEVKVVDCYHANISPCRDCKYCFKKKGCSIKDDMTKLYDYIDICDAVVIATPMHFGIISAPMYTLFTRLQSYWSNRHIRKNDGDKPKDKYGALLVTTGGKWVNMELLMDGVVDFAFDHMEAECIGTVYAKQTDQYPVRENEKAKEKARYLARRLNELCR, from the coding sequence ATGAAGACATTGGTACTGTACGGCTCACCAAAGAGTGACAGCCACACAAAACATCTTCTGGATGTGATGCTTATGGAACTGGAAGGGGAAGTGAAGGTGGTAGACTGCTATCACGCCAATATTTCACCCTGCAGGGATTGTAAATATTGTTTTAAGAAAAAGGGATGTTCTATCAAGGATGATATGACAAAACTGTATGACTATATTGACATCTGTGATGCCGTGGTCATCGCTACGCCTATGCACTTTGGAATCATTTCAGCGCCTATGTATACTCTATTTACAAGACTGCAGTCCTACTGGTCAAATCGCCATATTAGAAAGAATGACGGCGATAAACCAAAAGATAAGTATGGTGCCCTTTTGGTGACCACAGGCGGAAAATGGGTCAACATGGAACTGTTGATGGACGGTGTCGTGGACTTTGCTTTTGACCATATGGAGGCAGAGTGTATCGGTACTGTTTATGCGAAACAGACAGACCAGTATCCAGTCCGTGAAAACGAGAAGGCAAAAGAGAAGGCACGTTATCTGGCAAGACGATTAAATGAACTCTGTAGGTAA
- the rpsU gene encoding 30S ribosomal protein S21, protein MSNVIVKENETLDSALRRFKRSCAKAGIQQEIRKREHYEKPSVRRKKKSEAARKRKYN, encoded by the coding sequence ATGTCAAATGTAATCGTAAAAGAAAACGAAACTTTGGATAGCGCTTTACGTCGTTTCAAGCGTAGCTGTGCAAAAGCAGGCATTCAGCAGGAAATCCGTAAAAGAGAGCATTACGAGAAACCAAGCGTTCGTCGTAAGAAAAAATCTGAAGCAGCTAGAAAACGTAAATATAATTAA
- a CDS encoding GntR family transcriptional regulator, translating to MMNQDEFKRAPAYLQIRESIYNKIISGEYKAGQKLPAEDKMAEQFGVSRMTVNKALMELVNREYLTRIQGSGTFVSKMRKEGSKSAKMSFNDSLTQKGFQVETIVLEKKMIPAGREAAESLNIPLTSSIMYLKRLRKVHNEPIVLQEAYLTSSVSGILMDIDFTTQSLYASLKKYCDTDIVRAKDMVEAKGAGKEICELLEVEENYPVLCTRRIAYAAGDMPVELSFSVYRSDQYVLEVEYR from the coding sequence ATGATGAATCAAGATGAATTTAAGAGGGCACCGGCATATCTTCAGATCAGGGAGTCCATTTATAATAAAATAATAAGCGGAGAGTATAAGGCAGGGCAGAAGCTTCCGGCGGAGGATAAAATGGCAGAGCAGTTTGGGGTCAGCCGTATGACTGTAAATAAAGCTCTTATGGAACTGGTAAACCGGGAATATCTCACCAGGATACAGGGAAGTGGCACATTTGTCAGCAAGATGCGCAAGGAGGGCAGTAAGTCAGCAAAAATGAGTTTTAATGATTCGCTGACCCAGAAAGGCTTCCAGGTGGAGACTATAGTTTTGGAGAAAAAAATGATTCCCGCGGGCCGGGAGGCAGCCGAGTCACTCAATATTCCTCTCACTTCCAGCATCATGTATTTAAAAAGACTGCGCAAAGTACATAATGAACCAATTGTGCTTCAAGAGGCATATCTGACCAGTTCTGTGAGCGGGATACTGATGGATATAGATTTTACCACACAGTCTCTCTATGCCAGCTTGAAAAAATACTGTGATACGGATATCGTGCGTGCAAAGGATATGGTAGAGGCAAAGGGAGCGGGGAAGGAAATCTGTGAACTTTTGGAGGTAGAGGAGAATTATCCTGTTCTTTGTACCAGAAGAATTGCCTATGCGGCAGGAGATATGCCAGTTGAACTATCTTTCAGCGTCTACCGCAGTGACCAGTATGTGCTGGAGGTAGAGTACAGATAG
- the cls gene encoding cardiolipin synthase, with product MKKIIDLVSSRIFVFALAVLLQLVWLVALAWGMRNISATVGWIMNILSLFLVLWLVNKKINPSYKLAWTILILVIPVFGAIVYLLFGESRVAKKMTRESEAVLNEIGNYFKEDPGTRAELQDMDLGVSIQSAYIRDYAGFPLHKNTTTKYYPVGDTMFVDMLEEIKKAEHFIFLEYFIIHDGRMWREILQVLEEKVKEGVDVRLIYDDMGCVTTLPHRYYKELQKKGIKCAAFNPVRPVLNIILNNRDHRKILVIDGHTGFTGGINLADEYINEDVRFGHWKDTGVMLHGEGVWNLTVMFLQMWAVITRTRSHLPAYGPYIYHPEEFENDGFVQPYGDSPLDNEIVGENVYLNIINQAKRYVYICTPYLIIDNEMMTALCLASKKGVDVRIVTPGIPDKKMVFLLTQSYYEQLLEAGVRIFQYTPGFIHSKSFVCDDEIASVGTINLDYRSLYLHFECAVWMYRSRAVMQVKDDMEDTFPKCREISMKFCRSRNIFVRMAQSILRLFAPML from the coding sequence ATGAAAAAGATCATTGACCTGGTGTCCAGCCGGATCTTTGTATTTGCCCTGGCTGTGCTGCTGCAGCTTGTATGGCTGGTGGCATTGGCGTGGGGAATGAGGAATATCTCCGCTACTGTGGGATGGATCATGAATATCCTGAGTCTGTTCCTGGTGCTGTGGCTGGTCAATAAGAAGATCAACCCTTCTTACAAGCTTGCCTGGACCATTCTGATCCTTGTCATTCCCGTCTTTGGCGCTATTGTGTACCTGCTGTTTGGTGAATCCCGCGTTGCTAAGAAAATGACAAGGGAATCTGAGGCTGTACTCAATGAGATCGGCAATTATTTCAAGGAAGATCCCGGAACAAGGGCAGAGCTTCAGGATATGGACCTGGGAGTTTCTATCCAGTCAGCCTATATCAGGGATTATGCAGGTTTTCCTCTTCATAAGAATACGACCACCAAGTATTACCCGGTGGGGGATACCATGTTTGTGGATATGCTGGAGGAGATCAAGAAAGCGGAGCATTTTATTTTCCTGGAATATTTTATTATACACGACGGAAGAATGTGGCGGGAAATCCTTCAGGTGTTGGAGGAAAAGGTAAAGGAAGGCGTGGATGTGCGCCTGATCTATGATGATATGGGGTGTGTGACCACCCTGCCGCACAGATATTATAAAGAACTGCAGAAAAAGGGCATCAAGTGCGCGGCTTTTAATCCGGTGCGGCCTGTGCTGAACATCATACTCAATAACCGGGACCACAGAAAGATTCTGGTGATCGACGGGCATACAGGGTTCACAGGGGGCATTAATCTGGCAGACGAATACATCAATGAGGATGTACGGTTTGGACACTGGAAGGATACCGGGGTTATGCTGCACGGTGAGGGCGTGTGGAATCTCACTGTGATGTTTCTGCAGATGTGGGCAGTTATCACACGCACAAGAAGCCACTTGCCGGCGTACGGACCCTATATCTATCATCCGGAGGAATTTGAGAATGACGGATTTGTACAGCCCTACGGGGACAGCCCTCTGGACAATGAGATCGTAGGTGAGAATGTTTACCTGAATATCATCAACCAGGCGAAACGATATGTATATATCTGCACACCGTATCTGATCATTGACAATGAGATGATGACAGCCCTGTGCCTTGCGTCTAAAAAGGGCGTGGATGTGCGCATTGTGACGCCGGGAATACCGGACAAGAAGATGGTGTTTCTTCTCACACAGTCTTACTATGAACAGCTTCTGGAGGCAGGAGTCAGGATCTTTCAGTATACGCCGGGATTTATTCATTCCAAATCTTTTGTCTGTGATGACGAGATCGCTTCTGTGGGGACTATTAATCTGGACTACAGGAGTCTGTATTTGCATTTTGAGTGTGCAGTTTGGATGTACCGGAGCAGAGCTGTTATGCAGGTGAAGGATGATATGGAGGACACTTTCCCGAAATGCAGGGAAATCTCTATGAAATTCTGCCGCAGCCGGAATATTTTTGTGCGCATGGCACAGAGTATCCTGAGACTCTTTGCCCCCATGCTTTAG